One window from the genome of Cherax quadricarinatus isolate ZL_2023a chromosome 14, ASM3850222v1, whole genome shotgun sequence encodes:
- the fand gene encoding pre-mRNA-splicing factor syf1 homolog: MIMDAPTLIIETDDLQYEEELLRNPFSVKHWQRYIEHKKDASCEQLNKVYERSLLQMPGSYKLWHQYLRLRMQQVKGRCITDPEFESVNNTFERALVFMHKMPRVWIDYCQFLMNQKKITRTRKTFDRALCALPITQHNRIWPLYLKFVMSYTIPETAGRVWRRYLKLCPEDTEDYISYLISIGRLEEAAKKYEWCVNTDSFTSKYGKSKHQLWSELCELISKNPQETSLKNAEAIIRHGLQRYTDQVGMLWNSLAEFYIISALFERARDVYEEGLRSVMTVRDFTQVFDAYAQFEELMLKKRMEEVGAEVDEEDETDLELRLARYEDLMQRRPLLLNSVMLRQNPHNVLEWQKRVTLYEGKPKMIVATYMEAVKTIDPKQATGKLFSLWVNFARFYEENNQIIDARIIFQRATEVAYVKVDDLASVWCEWAEMEIRHDNEEEALKLMKRATAPPPHKVAYNDESEPVQRRVYKSLKLWSMYADLEECLGTFKSCKAVYDRIIDLRIATPQIIINYGMFLQENNYFEEAFKAYEKGISLFKWPYVYDIWNTYLTKFLERYKGTKIERARDLFEQCLEKCPPSYARNLYLLYAKMEEEYGLARHAMQVYSRATKAVPPEEKLAIYNIYLQHAQQIYGVTKTREIYQEAIDDLPDEGAREMCLRFAEMERKLGEIDRAREIYAYCSHICDPRITAEFWAKWTDFEVAHGNEDTMKELLRIKRSMQAKYNTQVNMMSAQMLASADTVAGTVSDLAPGAKDGMRMLEARAVAMNQIEEQNPQATHAPAGGSKIMFVRGTTTKRDEEIADAARTANPDEIDLDDDDDGDDDDKEDEDDDDDLPQQREIPSAVFGQLKKE, encoded by the exons ATGATAATGGATGCGCCAACCTTAATTATT GAAACGGATGATCTACAATATGAAGAGGAACTTCTACGTAACCCTTTTTCAGTTAAACACTGGCAACGATACATAGAACACAAAAAAGATGCTTCGTGTGAACAACTTAACAAGGTCTATGAAAGATCGTTACTGCAGATGCCTGGTAGTTACAAGCTGTGGCACCAGTATCTGAG ACTAAGAATGCAGCAAGTTAAGGGCCGATGCATCACAGACCCAGAGTTTGAGAGTGTTAATAATACTTTTGAACGTGCCTTGGTATTTATGCACAAGATGCCTCGTGTATGGATAGATTACTGCCAATTTTTAATGAATCAGAAAAAGATAACAAGAACTAGGAAG ACATTTGACCGTGCCCTTTGTGCTCTGCCAATTACTCAGCATAACCGCATATGGCCTCTGTACCTCAAGTTTGTTATGTCTTATACTATTCCAGAGACAGCTGGCAGAGTTTGGAGAAGATACCTAAAG CTATGTCCAGAAGATACTGAAGATTACATAAGCTACCTCATATCTATTGGCCGACTGGAAGAGGCAGCCAAGAAATACGAATGGTGTGTTAACACAGACTCCTTTACTTCAAAATATGGCAAATCTAAGCATCAGTTGTGGTCTGAACTCTGTGAACTCATCTCTAAAAACCCTCAg GAAACCAGTCTTAAAAATGCGGAGGCCATCATTCGTCATGGTCTTCAACGTTACACAGATCAAGTTGGCATGCTGTGGAACTCTCTGGCAGAATTTTACATCATCAGTGCCCTGTTTGAAAGA GCTCGAGATGTATATGAAGAAGGTCTAAGAAGTGTGATGACAGTGCGAGATTTTACCCAAGTGTTTGATGCTTATGCTCAGTTTGAAGAATTAATGCTCAAAAAGCGTATGGAAGAAGTGGGTGCCGAAGTTGATGAAGAAGATGAAACTGATCTAGAATTAAG GTTGGCAAGATATGAAGATCTTATGCAACGGCGACCACTCCTACTCAATTCAGTTATGCTGCGGCAAAATCCACATAACGTTTTGGAGTGGCAGAAGAGGGTAACACTTTATGAAGGAAAGCCAAAAATG ATTGTTGCTACGTACATGGAAGCTGTAAAAACAATTGACCCGAAACAGGCTACAGGAAAGCTGTTTTCACTTTGGGTTAACTTTGCCAGGTTCTATGAGGAAAACAACCAAATTATAGATGCACGAATCATATTCCAGCGTGCTACCGAAGTTGCATATGTGAAGGTGGATGATCTAGCCAGTGTTTGGTGTGAGTGGGCAGAGATGGAAATCAGACATGA CAATGAAGAAGAGGCTTTAAAGCTTATGAAACGTGCAACAGCACCGCCGCCTCACAAAGTTGCTTATAATGATGAGTCAGAGCCTGTGCAGAGGCGGGTTTACAAGTCCCTTAAGCTGTGGTCAATGTATGCTGACTTGGAGGAGTGTCTGGGTACTTTCAAGTCTTGTAAAGCTGTATATGATAGAATCATTGACTTGAGAATTGCTACTCCacaaattattataaattatggAATGTTCTTACAG GAAAACAACTACTTTGAAGAAGCATTCAAAGCATATGAAAAGGGCATCTCCTTGTTTAAATGGCCTTATGTATATGATATTTGGAACACTTACCTCACTAAGTTTCTTGAACGTTACAAGGGAACCAAGATAGAACGTGCTCGAGATCTTTTTGAACAG TGTCTCGAAAAATGTCCTCCAAGCTATGCTAGAAATCTGTATCTCTTATATGCCAAGATGGAGGAAGAATATGGTCTAGCAAGACATGCAATGCAGGTATACAGCCGTGCTACCAAAGCTGTACCACCTGAAGAAAAACTGGCCATATACAACATTTACCTTCAGCATGCTCAACAGATTTATGGTGTTACAAAAACAAGAGAAATTTATCAG GAGGCAATTGATGACCTACCTGATGAAGGTGCACGAGAGATGTGCTTACGTTTTGCTGAGATGGAAAGAAAGCTGGGTGAAATTGATCGTGCTCGAGAAATTTATGCCTACTGCAGTCATATATGTGACCCTCGCATTACCGCAGAATTTTGGGCCAAGTGGACAGACTTTGAAGTGGCCCATGGTAATGAAGACACCATGAAAGAACTTCTTCGCATCAAGAGGTCTATGCAAGCTAAATATAACACACAG GTGAACATGATGTCTGCACAAATGTTAGCATCTGCAGACACTGTTGCAGGAACCGTTTCTGATCTTGCTCCAGGTGCTAAGGATGGAATGCGCATGTTGGAGGCTCGTGCTGTAGCTATGAACCAGATAGAAGAACAGAATCCTCAGGCAACACATGCTCCTGCAG